A single Triticum dicoccoides isolate Atlit2015 ecotype Zavitan chromosome 2A, WEW_v2.0, whole genome shotgun sequence DNA region contains:
- the LOC119358836 gene encoding uncharacterized protein LOC119358836, with amino-acid sequence MYHVAEIQLSLMHGIFYRKNELIHNWYGYCIRVALLPATVTALLLFRRVGDKDGFSKVDLVATYVLLSGAIVLEITSVLRAMSSTWRYLCFTRIRILPCCMPPISRPLLYLLELVFQSGELVRRAIQKVGILKRYWSGSMGQHNFIYMCSHCKDSRGSKIARWIGREDWWNTLVYTSLSVPVSLDFSELLKEQLWASVGVDKENRDHIQNSRGRAALKKRGLHEELAWSVDSELDESILVWHIATDVYLSWYEAGHKRLPHPAKVTQELSNYMMFLLAARPYMLPHNASRQRYIELCNKVIYHLQYNSAVDLIKLMQGHGDALNAEQTQPAVVVENLVVDMPAATTKESSVTFDRACQLGSKLISKGLETPDAMLDLISQVWVEMLCYTGHRCRPDSHARQLSSGGEITTVVAILMEFLKSDFSEVQQRRAGC; translated from the coding sequence ATGTACCATGTTGCTGAGATCCAACTCTCGCTGATGCACGGCATCTTCTACAGGAAGAATGAGTTGATCCACAATTGGTACGGGTATTGCATCCGTGTTGCCTTGCTGCCGGCCACTGTCACCGCATTGCTGCTGTTCCGTCGAGTAGGTGACAAAGATGGTTTCAGCAAAGTAGATCTCGTTGCCACTTATGTTTTGCTCTCTGGAGCCATCGTCCTGGAGATCACATCAGTGCTGAGGGCCATGTCCTCCACCTGGAGGTACCTGTGTTTCACCCGCATCCGCATTCTTCCTTGTTGTATGCCTCCTATTAGTCGTCCATTGTTATATCTTCTTGAACTTGTATTTCAATCTGGGGAGCTCGTCAGACGGGCAATACAGAAAGTAGGAATACTTAAGAGGTACTGGTCAGGCTCCATGGGGCAACACAACTTTATTTACATGTGCAGCCACTGTAAGGACAGCCGAGGCAGCAAAATCGCGAGATGGATAGGAAGAGAGGACTGGTGGAACACACTGGTTTACACGTCCTTGTCTGTCCCCGTCTCGCTAGATTTCAGCGAGCTGCTGAAGGAACAACTGTGGGCAAGTGTGGGCGTCGACAAAGAGAATCGAGACCACATCCAAAACTCAAGGGGCCGGGCGGCGCTGAAGAAGAGGGGGTTGCATGAGGAGCTGGCCTGGAGTGTGGACTCTGAGCTGGATGAGAGCATCCTGGTTTGGCACATCGCCACTGATGTCTACCTCAGCTGGTACGAGGCGGGACATAAACGCCTGCCACATCCTGCAAAGGTAACCCAGGAGCTCTCCAATTACATGATGTTTCTGCTCGCAGCACGTCCCTACATGCTGCCTCACAATGCTAGTCGCCAAAGGTATATTGAACTGTGCAACAAGGTGATCTATCATCTCCAATACAACTCGGCCGTGGATTTGATCAAGTTAATGCAGGGGCATGGAGATGCTCTCAATGCTGAACAAACTCAGCCTGCCGTTGTGGTGGAAAATCTAGTAGTCGATATGCCTGCTGCTACAACCAAAGAGAGTAGTGTAACATTTGACAGAGCATGTCAGCTTGGCTCGAAGCTGATTAGCAAAGGGCTGGAAACACCTGATGCCATGCTTGATCTGATCAGCCAAGTGTGGGTGGAGATGCTCTGCTACACAGGACACCGGTGCAGGCCAGATTCTCATGCCAGACAGCTGAGCAGTGGCGGCGAGATCACCACCGTCGTTGCCATTTTGATGGAATTCTTGAAATCTGATTTTTCTGAAGTTCAACAAAGAAGAGCGGGATGCTGA
- the LOC119358835 gene encoding UDP-glycosyltransferase 92A1-like, producing the protein MAAETDHHPRADHVVLFPFMAQGHLAPFRCLAALVRRCRPDARVTFVATSCTAESLRAHLDDEGIVVHALPFSPANASVRSFQQLIDLFHASESIRRAFHQFIAGFRRSDPLADVHVVADMFLAWTVDVARGDPGVTHSVLLTCSGYGSALYFSLWNSVPLVPNGDDDECFLLPSFPDISVHRSQLTDHLAAADGGDAWSTFISRQIAAFSRADALLVNTAEKLEPKGLSMLRQWLNNVPVFPVGPLLRAARSALPEKATTSSPILAWLGEQPPGSVLYVSFGSLYTISASQVTELAMGLEKSGHKFVWVAQPAADMNGSESPSSGLPEGFVERMEAAGRGLVAQCWAPQVEILAHPATGAFLTHCGWNSAQESLACGVPMVGWPLSAEQFYNAKLLAEEMGMCVELARGASAAVTRDEVAEAVERVLGETSRVRAAMRRKGAEMKEVVDAARDGDGEQSSLGVTRRFLDAMARTR; encoded by the coding sequence ATGGCAGCTGAAACCGATCACCACCCACGCGCTGATCACGTCGTGCTGTTCCCGTTCATGGCGCAGGGCCACCTCGCGCCGTTCCGCTGCCTCGCCGCCCTCGTGCGCCGCTGCCGGCCGGACGCCCGGGTCACCTTCGTCGCCACCTCCTGCACGGCCGAATCCCTCCGCGCCCACCTCGACGACGAAGGCATCGTCGTCCACGCCCTCCCCTTCAGCCCCGCCAACGCCAGCGTCCGCTCCTTCCAGCAGCTCATCGACCTCTTCCACGCCTCCGAGTCAATCCGCCGGGCGTTCCACCAGTTCATCGCGGGCTTCAGACGCTCCGACCCCCTCGCCGACGTGCACGTCGTGGCGGACATGTTCCTGGCCTGGACGGTGGACGTCGCACGCGGCGACCCCGGCGTCACGCACTCCGTCCTGCTCACCTGCAGCGGCTACGGCTCGGCGCTCTACTTCTCGCTCTGGAACAGCGTCCCGCTTGTCCCCAACGGCGACGATGACGAGTGCTTCCTCCTCCCGAGCTTCCCGGACATCAGCGTCCACCGTTCGCAGCTCACCGATCACCTCGCGGCGGCCGACGGCGGCGACGCGTGGTCCACCTTCATCAGCAGGCAGATCGCCGCCTTCTCCCGTGCCGACGCGCTGCTCGTCAACACCGCCGAGAAGCTGGAGCCAAAGGGATTAAGCATGCTTAGGCAATGGCTCAACAATGTCCCGGTATTCCCGGTCGGGCCGCTGCTCCGGGCAGCAAGATCGGCATTGCCGGAGAAGGCGACAACGAGTAGCCCCATCTTGGCGTGGCTCGGCGAGCAACCGCCAGGCTCGGTGCTGTACGTGTCGTTCGGGTCGCTGTACACGATCTCTGCGTCGCAGGTGACGGAGCTGGCAATGGGGCTCGAGAAGAGCGGGCACAAGTTCGTGTGGGTGGCCCAGCCCGCCGCCGACATGAACGGCAGCGAGTCGCCGTCGTCGGGTCTGCCGGAGGGGTTCGTGGAGAGAATGGAGGCGGCAGGACGCGGGCTGGTGGCGCAGTGCTGGGCACCGCAGGTGGAGATCCTGGCGCACCCTGCCACGGGCGCCTTCCTGACGCACTGCGGGTGGAACTCGGCGCAGGAGAGCCTCGCCTGCGGCGTGCCGATGGTCGGGTGGCCGCTCTCGGCGGAGCAGTTCTACAATGCCAAGTTGCTAGCGGAGGAGATGGGGATGTGCGTGGAGCTGGCGCGCGGCGCGTCGGCGGCCGTGACGAGGGACGAGGTGGCGGAGGCGGTGGAGAGGGTGCTCGGCGAGACGTCCAGAGTGCGCGCTGCGATGAGGCGGAAGGGCGCGGAAATGAAGGAGGTGGTCGACGCGGCGAGGGACGGCGACGGCGAGCAGTCATCGCTGGGAGTGACCCGGAGGTTCTTGGACGCGATGGCACGTACGCGATGA